The Oculatellaceae cyanobacterium DNA window CGCCAACTTGGGTATGGAAGTAATGCACGAGCGCAATGCTCACAACTTCCCTCTAGATTTGGCTGCTGGTGTTGAGGCTCCTGTTGCTCTTACCGCTCCAGCTATCAATGGTTAATTTTTAGCCCTCTAGCTAATCAAAAAGCGTCCCCTTTTAGGGGGCGCTTTTTTATTGCCTATTTATTTGTGTTTGTGTTTCTTTTTACGCAAAGGCATCATGCGGGCATCTTGCCCGCATCTACGTTTACTGTTTCTGTCCAAATTCTATGACAGTAATCTGTCCCTAACGACAAATAATGTGTCACTGTACATTTTAGATGGGCGGTGAGGGATTTGAACCCCCGACCAACTGCTTGTAAGGCAGCCGCTCTACCACTGAGCTAACCGCCCGTGTTGTGTTTTGCTCACAGTTATACATAGTAGCAGATTAATTCGTTCCTGTTAATATCTTTGAGAAAATATTTTTTTTGGCTAAATTATTGTGCCTTCTGGTCGCACTCACGATCGCATTACCCTGTGGCTCTTACCCATCGTTACTGTACTAACCTACGGGCTAACCCGCAGTGGCGACTTAACGTTGATAGTTGCAGGATCTTTCCTGTTTGCTGGGCTGATGTTTGGCCCAGATCTCGATATCCACTCTCGCCAGTTTATTCGCTGGGGGTGGTTTCGCTGGATTTGGATACCCTATCAGAAAGCTCTAAATCACCGCTCGGTTTTTTCTCATGGCCCAATTATTGGCACGATAGTACGAGTACTTTACCTGACTAATCTGTTGCTAGTTTTGGCGCTGCTAATTTTAGTTGTTACTAATTTGTTACTAGGGTGGCAATGGAATTGGCAAAGACTAGCGGAAGATGGTGTGCGATCGCTTTTTCAACACTCTCCCGAATTTATCGCTTTGTTTGTGGGGATGGAATTAGGCTCAATGAGCCATTCTTTTAGTGATTGGGGTGGATCGGCTTACAAACGCTATCAAAAAGGGGGACTGCAAGCGATTTTGCCTAAAGCTAAGAAGCGACGGGGAAAGGTGACAAGCAAGCGTAAATCTCCAGGGCGAAAAGTTGGGAAAACAACCGCCAAGACGCAGAGAACGCCAAGGAAGAAATAAGAATTTGGCACAATACGAAAATATTGTTAAGAATGGTGCAGTAGTATTCAACGCTTCCTGATGTCTAGTCCCCAAGAACAACAGCTAACTTCTCAAAGTCCTTTATATGCTTTGCAACAGTTGATTGATGTGATTGCTAAGTTGCGATCGCCTGATGGTGGTTGTCCTTGGGATTTAGCGCAAACCCAAGAAACGCTGATTCCTTATGTAATTGAAGAAGCGTATGAGGTGGTAGATGCAATTCGTAGTGGAAATCAGGATGCGATCGCAGAAGAGTTAGGCGATTTACTTTTACAAGTAGTTTTGCAATCACAAGTTGCTAGTGATGAAGGGAAGTTTACCTTAAGAGAAGTTGCACAAGGAATTACTGAAAAGTTAATTCGTCGCCATCCTCATGTTTTTAGTGATGTTGAGGTGCAAAATGCTGAGGAAGTGCATCAAAACTGGGAAAAAATCAAATCAGCCGAAAAAGGCGAAACTCCTGAAGCAGCACAACTACTAAGTCGTAAATTAAGCCGTTATGCCCGTACACTCCCCCCACTGACGGGGGGAATGAAAATTTCTCAAAAAGCTGCTGCTGCTGGGTTTGAGTGGGATAATGTTGAAGGTGTTTGGGCAAAGTTTGAGGAAGAGTTAGCAGAATTAAAAGAAGCACTTGCAACAGAAGATAAAGCACATCAGGAAGCAGAGTTAGGAGATTTACTGTTTACTATTATTAATATTGCCCGTTGGCATGATTTAGACCCAACCGCAGCGTTACAAGGAACTAATCAGCGTTTTATCGAACGCTTGCAAAAAATGGAAGTGTTTGCAGATCGTCCTTTGACAGATTACACGATTGATGAATTAGAAAATTTTTGGCAGCAAGCTAAAGCACAAATAGCGGCTCAAAAATAGACATTGTGATAGGTAAATATATCAAGAAATGAAACGTGCTAACCGTTTAAATCATGTAGAGACGCGTTCGCGTAGCGCATAATTTCGCGTCTCTACATTAAACTTGCAAATAGGTAATTAAATAGACACATGACAGCTTCTTTTATTGCTTCCCGTCCCCTGATCGATCTCGCCCAAAGTACTCGTCAAGCAGCGCGTAGTTTGGCAGTATTGTCCACTGAATCTAAAAATCATGCAATTGTTGCGATCGCCCAAGCAATAGAAACCGCCGCACCAGATATTCTCGCTGCGAATGCAGCAGATTGTAAAGCGGCTGAAGAAGCTGGAATTGCTAAAGCTTTATACGCACGACTCAAATTAGATGAAACTAAACTAAAGGGTGCGATCGCAGGTGTGCGAGATGTCGGTAAGTTACCCGATCCAGTTGGTACTGTCCAAATTAATCGAGAATTGGATCAAGGATTAATCCTCAAGCGGGTTAGTTGTCCTTTGGGCGTTTTAGGCGTAATCTTTGAAGCGCGTCCTGATGCCGTTGTTCAAATTTCTAGCCTTGCCATAAAATCCGGTAACGGTGTCATCCTCAAAGGTGGACAAGAAGCTGTGCGTTCTTGCGAAGCTTTAGTTAAAGCTATTCGTCAAGGATTAGCTAAAACTGAAGTTAACCCAGAGGTCGTGCAACTCCTGACGACGAGAGAGGAAACTTTGGCGCTGTTGCAGTTAGATCAATATGTGGATCTAATTATTCCTAGAGGTTCTAACTCGTTTGTGCGGTTTGTGCAAGAAAATACCCGCATTCCAGTGTTAGGTCATGCAGAAGGGATTTGTCATTTATATATAGATCAAGCAGCAGATATAGATAAAGCGATCGCTATTACTGTAGATGCCAAAACTCAATATCCCGCCGCTTGTAACGCGATTGAAACGCTGTTAGTTAATCAAGAAATTGCTGCAAATTTCCTACCACAAGTTGCTACTGCATTGCAACAACGTAACGTTGAATTACGGGGAGATGAGCAAACTTGCCAAATTTTAAACATTGCACAAGCAACAGAAGCAGACTGGGCGACAGAGTACAGCGATTTAATTTTGTCGATTAAAATAGTTGATTCTGTTGAGGAAGCGATCGCGCATATCAATACTTACGGATCGCGACATACTGATGCTATTGTCACCGAAAATCAAAATACAGCAAATACATTCATCGTTCAAGTAGATGCAGCCGGAGTATATCACAACTGTTCAACCCGCTTTGCCGATGGTTTTCGCTATGGCTTTGGTGCAGAAGTAGGAATTAGCACCCAAAAAATGCCTCCTCGTGGCCCTGTTGGTTTAGAAGGATTGATAACTTATAAGTATCAAATTACAGGTGATGGTCACATCGCAGCCACCTATAGTGGAAGTAATGCTAAATCATTTACTCATAAAGATTTAGGCTAGAAATAAATAAAACAAGCTGCATGATCCTTGCAGCTATTTCCCTCTCAGCATTCTTTGATTGGAAAAATAGTTATGTCTACCGATACAAAAGAATCACTTTATGAACGTCTCGGCGGGGTCTACAATATTGCTGCTGTTGTCGATGACTTCATTGACACAATTATGAGCGATCCTAAATTAAACGCTAATCCTTTAGTAGATGAAGCGCATCATCGTGTATCAAAAGCAGGATTTAAATACTTAGTAACCGAAATGGTTTGCTGGGCAACAGGTGGCCCACAACAATATACGGGGCGTAATATGCACGATTCTCACGATCATCTTAATATTACACCTGACGAGT harbors:
- a CDS encoding glutamate-5-semialdehyde dehydrogenase yields the protein MTASFIASRPLIDLAQSTRQAARSLAVLSTESKNHAIVAIAQAIETAAPDILAANAADCKAAEEAGIAKALYARLKLDETKLKGAIAGVRDVGKLPDPVGTVQINRELDQGLILKRVSCPLGVLGVIFEARPDAVVQISSLAIKSGNGVILKGGQEAVRSCEALVKAIRQGLAKTEVNPEVVQLLTTREETLALLQLDQYVDLIIPRGSNSFVRFVQENTRIPVLGHAEGICHLYIDQAADIDKAIAITVDAKTQYPAACNAIETLLVNQEIAANFLPQVATALQQRNVELRGDEQTCQILNIAQATEADWATEYSDLILSIKIVDSVEEAIAHINTYGSRHTDAIVTENQNTANTFIVQVDAAGVYHNCSTRFADGFRYGFGAEVGISTQKMPPRGPVGLEGLITYKYQITGDGHIAATYSGSNAKSFTHKDLG
- a CDS encoding metal-binding protein; translated protein: MPSGRTHDRITLWLLPIVTVLTYGLTRSGDLTLIVAGSFLFAGLMFGPDLDIHSRQFIRWGWFRWIWIPYQKALNHRSVFSHGPIIGTIVRVLYLTNLLLVLALLILVVTNLLLGWQWNWQRLAEDGVRSLFQHSPEFIALFVGMELGSMSHSFSDWGGSAYKRYQKGGLQAILPKAKKRRGKVTSKRKSPGRKVGKTTAKTQRTPRKK
- a CDS encoding group 1 truncated hemoglobin: MSTDTKESLYERLGGVYNIAAVVDDFIDTIMSDPKLNANPLVDEAHHRVSKAGFKYLVTEMVCWATGGPQQYTGRNMHDSHDHLNITPDEWEVFLADFQQSLDKFQVPPTEQKELFDIVGSTRQDIVKP
- the mazG gene encoding nucleoside triphosphate pyrophosphohydrolase, whose protein sequence is MSSPQEQQLTSQSPLYALQQLIDVIAKLRSPDGGCPWDLAQTQETLIPYVIEEAYEVVDAIRSGNQDAIAEELGDLLLQVVLQSQVASDEGKFTLREVAQGITEKLIRRHPHVFSDVEVQNAEEVHQNWEKIKSAEKGETPEAAQLLSRKLSRYARTLPPLTGGMKISQKAAAAGFEWDNVEGVWAKFEEELAELKEALATEDKAHQEAELGDLLFTIINIARWHDLDPTAALQGTNQRFIERLQKMEVFADRPLTDYTIDELENFWQQAKAQIAAQK
- a CDS encoding photosystem II q(b) protein, which produces ANLGMEVMHERNAHNFPLDLAAGVEAPVALTAPAING